Proteins from a single region of Oryza brachyantha chromosome 6, ObraRS2, whole genome shotgun sequence:
- the LOC102705634 gene encoding ruBisCO large subunit-binding protein subunit beta, chloroplastic, translating into MASTFSATSTVGLMAAPTGIVSDKKPSSLSSVSSVSVASRPLNARFQRKCNFRVKAAKELYFNKDGSAIKKLQTGVNKLADLVGVTLGPKGRNVVLESKYGSPKIVNDGVTVAREVELEDPVENIGAKLVRQAAAKTNDLAGDGTTTSVVLAQGLIAEGVKVVAAGANPVQITRGIEKTAKALVEELRKLSKEVEDSELADVAAVSAGNNYEIGNMIAEAMSKVGRKGVVTLEEGRSSENNLYVVEGMQFERGYISPYFVTDSEKMSAEYENCKLLLVDKKITNARDLINVLEEAIRGAYPILIIAEDIEQEALATLVVNKLRGSLKIAAIKAPGFGERKTQYLDDIAILTGATVIRDEVGLSLDKADKSVLGTAAKVVLTKEATTIVGDGSTQEEVTKRVAQIKNLIEAAEQEYEKEKLNERIAKLAGGVAVIQVGAQTETELKEKKLRVEDALNATKAAVEEGIVVGGGCTLLRLAARVDAIKDTLENDEQKVGAEIVRRALSYPLKLIAKNAGVNGSVVTEKVLSNDNFKYGYNAATGQYEDLMAAGIIDPTKVVRCCLEHAASVAKTFLTSDVVVVEIKEPEPAPVTNPMDNSGYGY; encoded by the exons ATGGCTTCAACCTTCAGTGCCACTTCTACGGTTGGCCTCATGGCTGCTCCAACCGGGATTGTATCAGACAAGAAGCCATCTTCTCTATCTTCAGTGTCATCTGTTTCTGTTGCTAGCCGGCCACTTAATGCACGCTTTCAGAGGAAGTGCAACTTCAGAGTAAAAGCAGCCAAGGAGCTGTACTTCAACAAGGATGGCTCGGCTATCAAGAAGCTTCAG ACTGGAGTAAACAAGCTTGCTGACCTTGTTGGAGTTACGCTGGGACCAAAGGGAAGGAATGTTGTTTTGGAGAGCAAGTATGGTTCCCCTAAGATTGTTAACGATGGTGTTACAGTTGCAAGAGAG GTTGAGCTGGAGGATCCTGTTGAAAATATTGGAGCTAAGTTGGTTAGGCAAGCGGCAGCAAAGACCAATGATTTAGCTGGAGATGGCACAACTACTTCTGTTGTGCTTGCTCAGGGGCTGATTGCCGAGGGTGTTAAG GTCGTTGCAGCTGGTGCTAATCCTGTGCAAATTACACGTGGTATCGAGAAAACTGCAAAAGCACTAGTTGAAGAACTAAGGAAATTGTCAAAGGAG GTTGAAGACAGTGAGCTTGCAGATGTTGCTGCAGTCAGTGCTGGCAACAATTATGAAATTGGTAACATGATAGCTGAGGCTATGAGCAAGGTTGGCAGGAAGGGTGTGGTTACCCTTGAAGAAGGGAGAAGTTCTGAAAATAATCTCTATGTTGTGGAGGGAATGCAGTTTGAGCGTGGTTATATCTCCCCGTATTTTGTAACTGACAGCGAGAAAATGTCTGCAGAATATGAGAACTGCAAA CTTCTTTTGGTGGACAAAAAAATCACCAACGCAAGGGATCTTATCAATGTTTTGGAGGAGGCCATAAGAGGTGCATACCCAATTCTGATAATTGCTGAGGACATTGAGCAGGAGGCTCTTGCTACTCTTGTTGTCAACAAGCTTAGAGGGTCATTGAAGATTGCTGCTATCAAAGCCCCTGGTTTTGGTGAACGCAAGACCCAGTACTTGGATGATATTGCCATTCTAACTGGAG CAACTGTGATCAGGGATGAAGTTGGGTTGTCACTTGACAAGGCAGACAAATCAGTTTTAGGAACAGCCGCAAAGGTTGTCCTTACAAAAGAGGCAACCACAATCGTCGGTGATGGCAGCACACAAGAAGAAGTAACTAAGAGGGTTgcacaaattaaaaatctcaTCGAG GCTGCTGAACAGGAATACGAGAAGGAGAAACTCAATGAGAGGATAGCAAAGCTTGCTGGTGGTGTTGCAGTCATTCAG GTGGGAGCACAAACAGAGACTGAACTAAAAGAGAAGAAGTTGAGAGTTGAGGATGCCCTAAATGCTACCAAG GCTGCTGTTGAGGAAGGTATTGTTGTTGGTGGAGGGTGCACCCTTCTGAGACTGGCAGCTAGAGTTGATGCTATTAAGGACACCCTAGAGAATGATGAGCAGAAG GTTGGAGCTGAAATTGTAAGGAGGGCGCTGAGCTACCCGCTTAAATTGATTGCCAAGAATGCTGGTGTTAATGGTAGTGTTGTTACTGAGAAG GTTCTTTCTAACGATAACTTCAAGTATGGTTACAATGCTGCAACTGGACAGTACGAGGATTTGATGGCTGCTGGTATCATTGACCCCACTAAG GTGGTGAGATGTTGTCTTGAGCATGCTGCGTCGGTGGCCAAGACATTCCTCACATcggatgtcgtcgtcgtcgagatCAAGGAGCCTGAGCCTGCGCCCGTCACCAACCCGATGGACAACTCCG GCTACGGGTACTGA
- the LOC102706201 gene encoding uncharacterized protein LOC102706201 encodes MENTCKRKTSKTPIPMPVLQGWADLPDDLLHSVLPLLSSASDLVAFIATCPSWHAAFRSAKSILSTTLFRPLAIRSCSSSDNYPEVWELFDPAKSTICLHRVTPPGFLRVMGFECCSYGHAIFSKSLFNATSFAIVNAFTGISVSPPPCPFSGFLNCRALTAPFDCPDSHLLVSSISSMFAWRVGSNYWSEYPCKDISSSLEHFVSFKGQLFALEYPLLYTIRLEPQLIMEILQVVWSEVMADPEIWEPWLVVCDDMLLMLTRSTGETFRLDLSSEPAMWVKMKEEKMKEWAFFFDEKKSYQPRPPLSCKNPQRWGGVGNDEYSATSFAPCQGTSTGFLPSWVTPTIILSCDY; translated from the coding sequence ATGGAAAACACCTGCAAGAGAAAGACCTCTAAGACACCCATTCCCATGCCTGTACTGCAAGGATGGGCAGACCTCCCAGATGACCTATTGCATTCTGTCCTTCCTCTGTTGAGTTCAGCAAGTGACCTTGTTGCCTTCATTGCCACCTGCCCCAGTTGGCATGCCGCCTTCAGGTCTgcaaaatctattttaagcACCACCCTCTTCCGTCCTCTCGCCATCCGAAGTTGTTCATCCTCTGACAATTATCCAGAAGTATGGGAGCTCTTTGATCCAGCTAAGTCAACCATCTGCTTACACCGCGTAACTCCGCCAGGTTTTCTGCGGGTGATGGGGTTTGAATGTTGTTCCTATGGTCATGCCATCTTCTCCAAAAGTCTATTCAATGCTACTTCCTTTGCCATCGTCAATGCGTTCACTGGCATTAGTGTTTCACCTCCACCCTGCCCATTTTCTGGTTTTCTCAACTGTCGTGCCCTCACAGCTCCCTTTGATTGTCCTGATTCACACCTCCTTGTTAGCAGCATTTCCTCCATGTTCGCATGGCGAGTCGGAAGCAACTATTGGTCAGAGTACCCTTGCAAAGACATATCTTCATCTCTTGAGCACTTTGTGTCCTTCAAAGGCCAGCTGTTTGCCCTCGAATATCCGCTGCTTTACACCATTCGCTTGGAACCCCAGCTCATCATGGAAATACTACAGGTTGTTTGGAGCGAGGTGATGGCCGATCCTGAAATCTGGGAGCCATGGTTGGTGGTGTGTGATGACATGCTTCTCATGCTTACCCGCTCCACCGGCGAAACCTTTCGCCTTGACCTGTCATCTGAACCTGCAATGTGGGTGAAGATGAAAGAGGAGAAGATGAAGGAATGGGCTTTCTTCTTCGATGAGAAAAAGTCTTACCAGCCACGGCCACCGCTGTCTTGCAAGAACCCACAGAGATGGGGAGGAGTTGGTAATGATGAATACTCAGCGACCTCTTTTGCACCATGCCAAGGCACCTCCACAGGGTTTCTGCCCAGCTGGGTGACGCCCACAATTATTCTGTCTTGCGATTATtga
- the LOC102719685 gene encoding pentatricopeptide repeat-containing protein At1g08070, chloroplastic-like, producing the protein MAPYPLPPPPQQQQQQLPQARSSKPGRPPPHSHGGYMNRAVSVESGAPHDARGLRAFIKALATEHGEAAPAVHAHAAKIGLDRCRAVRDGLVELYLARGELASARALLFDGFPAGRDVVSCTAMVTSHARHGFLEDAVALFFAMADDRGVSIDAVAAAAAFSACAQIGDLALGREAHHRVADRKVAMDVVAWNALVDMYAKCDDMAAAHRCFRRMPVEKNVVSWNTMISASARAGELDEALALFQEMQAAAVRPDDATFVAVLGACAQLGALDTGRWLHAYMGRLGHSADGVIGNALLDMYAKCGAVDQASEVFDAMSRRDVYTYTSMILGLAIHGRGEKALSLFAVMRRAGVTPNEVTLLGVLTACCHAGLVDEGLEQFNAMPKPRIEHYGCVVDMLARAGRLDEAEELVAAMPMQPDPLIWGSLLAACRAHGDVDRAERVMRRRTADADADAGDYVLMSNTYASKGRHGEAVRVRKQMRRSDIDKVPGCSLIEIDGVVHEFKAIPANSIR; encoded by the coding sequence ATGGCGCCTTAtccattgccgccgccgccgcagcagcagcagcagcagcttcctCAGGCGCGCAGCAGCAAGCCCGGGAGACCTCCGCCTCACTCTCATGGTGGCTACATGAACAGAGCCGTCTCTGTGGAGTCCGGCGCACCCCACGACGCGCGAGGTCTTCGGGCCTTCATCAAGGCCTTGGCGACCGAGCACGGCGAggccgcgccggcggtgcACGCCCACGCGGCAAAGATCGGCCTCGACCGCTGCCGCGCCGTCCGCGACGGGCTCGTCGAGCTCTACCTCGCTCGCGGCGAGCTCGCCTCCGCGCGGGCGCTCCTTTTCGACGGGTTCCCGGCTGGTCGGGACGTCGTTTCTTGCACGGCCATGGTGACCAGCCACGCGAGGCACGGGTTCTTGGAGGATGCCGTGGCGCTGTTCTTCGCCATGGCCGATGACCGCGGCGTGTCcatcgacgccgtcgccgccgccgcggcgttctCCGCGTGCGCGCAGATCGGGGACCTCGCGCTGGGCAGGGAGGCGCACCATCGCGTCGCGGACAGGAAGGTCGCGATGGACGTCGTGGCGTGGAACGCGCTGGTCGACATGTACGCCAAGTGCGACGACATGGCGGCCGCGCACCGGTGCTTCAGGAGGATGCCCGTTGAGAAGAACGTCGTCTCCTGGAACACGATGATCTCCgcgtccgcccgcgccggcgagctcgacgAGGCGCTTGCGCTGTTCCAGGAGATGCAGGCCGCGGCGGTGCGCCCGGACGACGCGACgttcgtcgccgtcctcggcgCGTGCGCTCAGCTCGGCGCGCTCGACACCGGGAGGTGGTTGCACGCATACATGGGGAGGTTGGGCCACAGCGCCGATGGCGTCATCGGCAACGCGCTGCTGGACATGTACGCCAAGTGCGGCGCGGTCGACCAGGCATCAGAGGTGTTCGACGCCATGTCGCGGCGAGACGTGTACACCTACACATCCATGATCCTGGGGCTCGCAATCCACGGCCGCGGCGAGAAGGCCCTGTCGCTGTTCGCCGTCATGCGGCGAGCCGGCGTGACGCCGAACGAGGTGACCCTCCTGGGCGTCCTCACCGCGTGCTGTCATGCCGGACTCGTCGACGAGGGACTCGAGCAATTCAACGCCATGCCCAAACCTCGCATCGAGCACTACGGCTGCGTCGTCGACatgctcgcccgcgccgggAGGCTCGACGAGGCAGAGGAGCTCGTCGCGGCAATGCCGATGCAGCCGGACCCTCTCATCTGGGGCTCGCTGCTCGCCGCATGCAGggcgcacggcgacgtcgACCGAGCCGAGCGGGTGatgcgacggcgcacggccgacgccgacgcggacGCTGGCGACTACGTGCTCATGTCGAACACGTACGCGTCCAAGGgccggcacggcgaggcggtgcgAGTGAGGAAGCAAATGAGAAGAAGCGACATCGACAAGGTCCCCGGCTGCAGCCTCATCGAGATCGACGGCGTCGTGCACGAATTCAAAGCAATCCCAGCAAATTCCATCCGATAG
- the LOC102705918 gene encoding ADP-ribosylation factor-like isoform X2 — protein MGQSLRKLFDSFCTKEMKVLMLGLDAAGKTTILYRLHIGEVLSSIPTIGFNVEKVEYKNVAFTVWDVGGQDKLRHLWRQYFSNADALIYVVDSMDRERMGVAKEEFQGIISDPLMLNSVILVLANKQDLKGAMSSSEVCQRLGLYELKNRRWHAQGACALTGDGLHGGLDWLASTLRDAHTWGASVRF, from the exons ATGGGGCAGTCTCTGAGGAAGCTGTTCGACAGCTTCTGCACAAAGGAGATGAAG GTTCTGATGCTTGGGCTGGACGCTGCTGGGAAGACGACGATACTGTACAGGCTGCACATCGGCGAAGTTCTCTCGTCCATACCCACAATCG GGTTCAATGTGGAGAAGGTGGAGTACAAGAACGTGGCGTTCACGGTGTGGGACGTGGGAGGGCAGGACAAGCTGCGCCATCTATGGAGGCAATACTTCAGCAACGCCGACGCCCTG ATCTACGTGGTTGATTCGATGGACAGGGAAAGGATGGGAGTAGCCAAGGAGGAGTTCCAGGGCATCATCAGCGACCCTCTCATGCTCAACAGCGTCATCCTCGTCCTCGCCAACAAGCAGGACCTG AAAGGGGCGATGAGTTCGTCGGAGGTGTGCCAGCGGCTGGGGCTGTACGAGCTCAAGAACCGGAGGTGGCACGCGCAGGGAGCCTgcgcgctcaccggcgacggcctCCACGGCGGCCTCGACTGGCTGGCGTCCACGCTCCGGGACGCCCACACGTGGGGCGCCTCCGTCCGCTTCTAG
- the LOC102705918 gene encoding uncharacterized protein LOC102705918 isoform X1: MGQSLRKLFDSFCTKEMKVLMLGLDAAGKTTILYRLHIGEVLSSIPTIGFNVEKVEYKNVAFTVWDVGGQDKLRHLWRQYFSNADALGKDGSSQGGVPGHHQRPSHAQQRHPRPRQQAGPERGDEFVGGVPAAGAVRAQEPEVARAGSLRAHRRRPPRRPRLAGVHAPGRPHVGRLRPLLATPHLLHRRRRWPPQILRVEISEARLIIAVLF, from the exons ATGGGGCAGTCTCTGAGGAAGCTGTTCGACAGCTTCTGCACAAAGGAGATGAAG GTTCTGATGCTTGGGCTGGACGCTGCTGGGAAGACGACGATACTGTACAGGCTGCACATCGGCGAAGTTCTCTCGTCCATACCCACAATCG GGTTCAATGTGGAGAAGGTGGAGTACAAGAACGTGGCGTTCACGGTGTGGGACGTGGGAGGGCAGGACAAGCTGCGCCATCTATGGAGGCAATACTTCAGCAACGCCGACGCCCTG GGAAAGGATGGGAGTAGCCAAGGAGGAGTTCCAGGGCATCATCAGCGACCCTCTCATGCTCAACAGCGTCATCCTCGTCCTCGCCAACAAGCAGGACCTG AAAGGGGCGATGAGTTCGTCGGAGGTGTGCCAGCGGCTGGGGCTGTACGAGCTCAAGAACCGGAGGTGGCACGCGCAGGGAGCCTgcgcgctcaccggcgacggcctCCACGGCGGCCTCGACTGGCTGGCGTCCACGCTCCGGGACGCCCACACGTGGGGCGCCTCCGTCCGCTTCTAGCAACTCCACACCTACTCCATCGGCGTCGCCGGTGGCCTCCTCAAATTCTTCGTGTTGAGATTTCGGAAGCTCGATTGATCATCGCTGTATTGTTCTGA